The genomic DNA ttatcatttcaCTTCAATAAAGCTGCAGCACGTACGTGCGGACCCTGCGCTCGACTGACCCGCGCGCTGGCCGGAGGCTCAGCGCGACGCCGGGCGGGCACCACCGGGCTCCGGCTGGCCGCCGCTCCCGCAGGAGCCGGGTACCCCCGGGCCGGGGCTCGGGGCCGGCCGCTTGCGCCGGGGCTCCCCGGAGGCGCCCGGCCCctccgccgcccgccggccgcTCCATCCCGCCGGGCCCAGGCCAGCCCGGCCGGCCCCCGCAGAGCCCGTGCCCCGAGCCGCCCCCCGGAaccggcgcggcgcggcggcgcccCGGCGGCGGTGCGTGCCGGGAGCGGGAGGCGGCCCGGCCGGGTCACGCTcgcccccgcccgcgcccccgcccctTCCTGTCATGGCCGCTGCGGCGCTGCGGGAGTGCGGCGAGGCGGCGCGGGCCGGTGCCCCCCGGAGCTGAGGGCCCcgccggggcgcggcgcgggggcgccccccagcccagccgggAGCCGGCCGCAGGAGGTGACCGAGGGGCGCCGTGCGGGCAGGGCCTgcgcggggggctgccccagggagcggccgggccgccgccggtgggacgggacgggacgggacggggcgcggaggggcggcggggagcggccggAGCCCCGTCGCTGGTCCCCGCCGGCGGCGCTGTCGGAAAAGCCGCTTGTTCCGGGTGgccccggcggccgcgggcACCGCGCGGTGCCTCGGCGCGGCTTCTGCCGGGTGTGCCCCGGCCGTGGGCCCTTTCTGCGGGAAACCTGCGGAGCGCCGGGCGCGCCGTGCGCCGCGGGGGGCCGCCCCCGAGGCCGGAGGAAACGCGGAGAGCGTGTGCCCGGCCCCGCGGGTGCGGAACGGCCCGTGCTGCGGGTCCCGACGGTGCCCCTCGCAGAAGGCGCGGGTAAGCAGCGCGCAGGCGGCAGCTACCCAGCCCCGAGCGGCCGGTGACGGGGGCCGGTGTAGCACGGCACGGAGCAGGCGCTGCTGGCTGCGGGCGGGAGAGCCCGTGCTCACTTTTCTCTCATGGCAAGCCTCCGAATGATTTCATTTCCACAGAGTTGTGTAACGAGGTAGCCAACCCGGCGTGCCCATCTCACGGTAGTAAGTCATTTACTTTTGTAATTGTGAAGGCAAAACCTGAATTTCCCGAGTCCCATGTGGATATTTGTAATACATCGATCACATCAGTTGGCTTTCGGCAAGACAGTTCCGGGGGGGAGGCCAGCAAAACCGTTGATGCTCCTTGTGTTTTCCTTGCAGATACCAGTGACGTACCTGCTTTCCACGGCTTTCCTCGTTTAACTGCCCCTTGGGATCAGCTGGTTGTCAGCATGCCTTCTACCAAGAACACCTCAAAACTTTTCCTGGTCCTCGTTTcattgctgctggtgctgccagctgtTGAAGCCCTGGATGCAGGAGATACCATCGCCTTCCTGCTAGGCCTAGGTGTCAGTGTCATCGGATTCTGTGCCTGCCTTGGCTTTTATGCAAGGAAAAGGAATGGGCAGCAGTGATTTCAAGAAGATGCTCAGATGAAGTGAATTTCCAAACATGGCTTGGGGTTGAGATCTGGGGTGTAAGACGGAGCTTTGGTTCTAGATAACTTTGAAAAACCACATAGTAGATATTTCTGCAAACCCCTCTTTCTGGGCAGTACAACAGCATCAAGATTGTACCCAGTAAAAGGGATTTGTAGGATCTGTCCTCATGACAGTAAGATGATTTTATATAGCTTTTGATTAAATACTGCCTTAGAGAACGGTAGGAATTATTTGAATGGGGAAGAGAAACCATAGAGTGGTTCACAGTAAATGTCTGTAAATGGAACGTGAGGAAGACCGTCAACAAGTTCCACAATTTTGGTTTCAAGGGTTAATCAGGAGAAAGCAACTGTTAATCTTCCAGtcagggtgacagagcactggaagtACTCCTAACTAGATAGCTAGGGAGCGGACTGAGCCTGCGTTGACTTGTGTGCGTGTGCTCATGCTTTGTTATGTTATGAGTTAACACCTAACACCTCACTTCTGTTGCCACAGGGATGAGACTTCAGAGAACtaagaaaacatggaaaaatggGGTTTCTTACGTATTTTTATTGTAGAATGTGCCTCTCCTCTAGCCTGTGTTCTTGTTACCAAGTAAATACACTTAAGAATGGGGCCACTATATTTCCTTAAcatgtatttcacagaaaagtacATGTAAGGCTAGGTAAATCACATCAGGGACATGTTGTTGtctcttgtttatttttttgtaccCGGCTTTCCTTTAGGCACACCAGTTTTAAGGCATATTTAATCtggtatttgcatttttttccccaaaactgaAGACTTACTTGTTTTAATGAGGAATTATGTGTAGTATTTCTGCTTTAGGGAGTTCCTGGAATTATAACAGGGCAGTTGTGCACATGTTTCTTTTGCAATATGgaaataacatgtttttttaaaatcctggtTTTAGTCAATGGTCCATTGTTCTCCAGTGTCTTCCTCATGACAAATTTGTGTTGCTAGCTAAACATGTAGGCTTCTTACCTAACTGATGTATATGAGTTCCACAAAGATTCAGaccaaaaccaaagtaaaaaaatcctgatACAAAATGGCAGGTGTAAATTTTATTCATGCTCAGTCAGATTGTATGTATGTGGTTGACAAACTCTACTCAGTAGCATATTCGGGACTAGTTTCTTTAAATACCAAAGGTGAAATGGCACAGCCAGGAATGTCTACCTGTGGCGGATTCCTCTGGCTTGTTAGGGAGTTCTAGCTGTCCACTTGAGACAAGGAGCATAATCtaacagcagcagaataaaGGAGCATAGGAAGATGAGCTCTCCACAGTTCAGAGAATTTCCCTCTGGTCTTGTGCTGTGGACACTGCCACATTTGCTAGAAATCTTGTCTTCTTAACTTtcagagctggggaaaaaggTTAAATGTGATGCAGAACAATATATTTTGATACtgttcttccccttcctctcttaAGTGTCTCTTTTCAGTAGAGCACAAAGCAATGGCTAGAAGAGTTGTCTGGCAGGTCTTATATAAAGTAATTGTGTGGGCAGATGATGTTCTCCAAATTCAAGTATGCCATTTGTAGCTGCTTTGACTTGTCTCTCCAATCTCTGAGGAGGCACAAGCCCTGGTTATTTCAGTCTTGCAATTTATGTCCCACTCTCATCATAGATAGAGGGAGAAAGGTAGAACAAAAGGTTTCAAAATTGCATGGGACTGAAACTGTAGGACTAACCCAGCAAGCCACAGGAACATAGGTTTCTGCTCTCAAGTTACAGGAACAATAACAATTACTCTGATGAGATGCAGTCTTTCCAGGTAGCTGTTCTTGAACGCTTTCTGTGGCTTCCAAAAGTCAGAAAGGGGCATGACGCACAATTACTAGGTACAAATGAAATCTACATCCGTAAGAGGAGCTTCAGAGAGTAGTGTCATGTTTGAAAGCTGCCTAGCAGCAGTAGATGAAGCTGTATGTGATTATTCGACTGGATGGATAGAAACACATCGTGTGATCTTCCATGTTGCAGCTTGGCTAAACCAtcacccttaaaaaaaaacaaaaccaacaaacaaaccacaaaatcaCCACTCAGTTCCCTTTATAATTTCCAAAATTAGTTAACTTTGCCAGTTTTTCAGTAGAATATTAACTAACTGTGCTTTCAATAGAATAAATTTTATTGCAAGCAGCTTTTCACAGACTCCTTTATCTTCACATTGGAAAAGATCCCCAGCAATAGTTTTTACAGAATTGTGCAACAGTTTCactgcaggagaagaaaattttaGCAGATTAATTTGCGTCGTGCAATAGATACGAGGAACTGTGGTGTTTGCCTAGAGCTGTATGTACTTCATTGCAAGGTGTCCGCACAGCATAATGGCGTTTTCTGGTTCTGAGAGAAGCTTTGTTGTTAAGACTTGCATTTGTTCATGACTTTAGCGTAAAATCTGATAcccctgttttccttctgtcttaATAAATTTTGACATGATTTGTCATCAGCTTGAAGTGGTtcttataaaaaggaaaatagggATGACAAATTACTGAAACTGCTGAAATTCTTTATATGAAATACTATCTTCTTACATGCTTTTGCTTATGTTAGGTGACTTTACAAACTGATGTGGCATAAGGTATGTTTTCAGTTGAACTTTGGTACAGTGAGTGTACTTCTCTGGGTCCTATTACCTACCTCATTTCAGTATCAGTTACTTTACAGCACTTCGAGGGGGCCGCTCCCCTTACTTTGAAAATGGCAGCTTGCAGTTGTGAAGAAGCTCATTTCTCTGGTACAAGGGAAACTTGGAAATACTTTTGACTATGAATTTTCAACATCACTATTACATAGTTGCCTCTGTGCCAGAAAAACCATTTATGGCAGTCTTCTAGCTGGAGACCCAAGAATATAAAGGACCGCTTTCTTTTTTGCTAAATAAATATGTTCTAGTGCTTCATAGTTATTTGAATGATACTTTGCAGTTTTTTAGACTGCAAAACTGCTTGTTTCATCCcagtgttgttttaaaataggcTTCTAGCTCTTTCAGGATTTCAGCTAGTGCATAAAGCAGTTCACTTTGCACACTAAACTAATACCATTAGTGGCTGTCTtcagaggagaaagcaaaaacagCCTGACAATGCCCACCTCTTAACAAATACAACC from Falco rusticolus isolate bFalRus1 chromosome 5, bFalRus1.pri, whole genome shotgun sequence includes the following:
- the SMIM30 gene encoding small integral membrane protein 30, with the translated sequence MPSTKNTSKLFLVLVSLLLVLPAVEALDAGDTIAFLLGLGVSVIGFCACLGFYARKRNGQQ